The bacterium genome window below encodes:
- a CDS encoding GNAT family acetyltransferase encodes MKYLILLEGNSEKAFIELLIDKGLFKINVDDMLDLRPHQKRQLDSYLLAMIRQLDKDEQVKIIRIGDKITDKLKIPKDIREKIHSEEKYCTKPEFEILIIIAESLYEEYQKCKSNTKAKVFAKQRVKLNGKRFDNSYTWIKDYFARTEIISILKEYKSICNHNYNEYYLLDLCN; translated from the coding sequence ATGAAATATCTGATACTGTTAGAGGGTAATAGTGAAAAAGCATTTATTGAATTATTAATAGATAAGGGACTATTCAAAATAAATGTAGATGATATGTTGGATTTAAGACCTCATCAAAAACGTCAGTTAGATTCATACCTGCTTGCCATGATCAGACAACTTGATAAGGATGAGCAAGTAAAAATCATTAGAATTGGCGACAAGATAACGGATAAACTGAAAATTCCAAAGGATATTAGAGAGAAAATACACTCAGAAGAAAAATATTGTACAAAACCAGAATTTGAAATCCTTATTATAATTGCTGAATCCTTGTACGAGGAATATCAAAAATGTAAAAGCAATACTAAAGCAAAAGTGTTTGCAAAACAAAGAGTGAAACTTAACGGTAAGCGATTTGACAATAGCTACACTTGGATAAAGGATTACTTCGCTAGGACTGAAATAATCTCAATATTAAAAGAATACAAATCAATTTGCAACCATAACTATAATGAATATTATTTACTCGATTTATGTAATTAA